One segment of Polaribacter huanghezhanensis DNA contains the following:
- a CDS encoding inorganic diphosphatase, with translation MSAKERKTFDVLIEIPKGSRNKYEYDFELHKIRFDRMLFSSMMYPADYGFIPETLALDGDPLDVLVLGSEPTFPMCVMEVKPIGVFHMADEKGPDEKIICVPVSDPIWNELSDLSDMNPHQVKEITHFFQVYKDLEKKKVDVGGWGDASEAYNIVDKCIDRYEKSEHKKNGNFTI, from the coding sequence ATGAGCGCAAAAGAAAGAAAAACATTTGATGTATTAATAGAAATACCTAAAGGAAGTAGAAACAAATACGAATACGATTTTGAATTACACAAAATTCGTTTTGATAGAATGTTGTTTTCTTCAATGATGTATCCTGCAGATTATGGGTTTATTCCTGAGACTCTTGCTTTAGATGGCGATCCTTTAGATGTATTAGTTTTAGGCTCAGAACCAACGTTTCCAATGTGTGTTATGGAAGTAAAACCAATTGGAGTTTTTCATATGGCGGATGAAAAAGGACCGGATGAAAAAATTATTTGTGTGCCCGTTTCTGATCCAATTTGGAATGAATTGAGCGATTTGTCTGACATGAATCCACATCAAGTAAAAGAAATCACACATTTTTTTCAAGTTTATAAAGATTTAGAAAAGAAAAAAGTTGATGTCGGCGGTTGGGGAGATGCTTCAGAAGCTTATAATATTGTTGATAAATGCATCGACAGATATGAAAAGAGCGAACATAAAAAAAATGGAAATTTTACTATTTAA
- a CDS encoding sodium-translocating pyrophosphatase, with amino-acid sequence MESMMIYMPIALAALGLIYMLIKKSWVLKQDAGDGKMKEISDHIYEGALAFLNAEYRLLAIFVVIVSILLTIVSLVVPTTHWLIVVAFIFGAIFSAYAGNIGMKIATKTNVRTTQAARTSLPNALKISFGGGTVMGLGVAGLAVLGLTGFFIIFYNYFMGGANGTFSVDSMTVVLETLAGFSLGAESIALFARVGGGIYTKAADVGADLVGKVEAGIPEDDPRNPATIADNVGDNVGDVAGMGADLFGSYVATVLAAMVLGNYVIKDMGGNIQDAFGGIGPILLPMAIAGVGIIISIIGTMMVKIKSNDAKESQVMRALNIGNWTSIALVAVSCFVLVTWMLPETMNMNFFGEGLQEISSMRVFYATLIGLIVGGAISSVTEYYTGLGKPPILKIVQQSSTGAGTNIIAGLATGMISTFPSVLLFAGAIWASYAFAGFYGVALAASAMMATTAMQLAIDAFGPISDNAGGIAEMSEQEPIVRERTDILDSVGNTTAATGKGFAIASAALTSLALFAAYVTFTGIDGINIFKAPVLAMLFVGGMVPVVFSALAMNAVGKAAMEMVNEVRRQFRDIPGIMEGTGKPEYDKCVAISTEASLKEMMLPGLLTIGFPLIIAFVPMIFGMDNLAIAEMLGGYMAGVTVSGVLWAIFQNNAGGAWDNAKKSFEAGVMINGEMTHKGSAAHEAAITGDTVGDPFKDTSGPSMNILIKLTCLIGLVIAPILGGHTSEDKNTENVNVSFSIDKDGEAHEMHMSKEIKVEMEKGEDNIVIATVTTTSIVDGKKVETKKEFKGTEAEVKAQIDALHKMNGEHSKMKKIIKEEIHEEKHDN; translated from the coding sequence ATGGAATCAATGATGATTTACATGCCAATAGCATTGGCTGCATTAGGATTAATTTACATGTTAATCAAAAAATCTTGGGTACTTAAACAAGATGCAGGTGATGGAAAAATGAAAGAAATTTCTGACCACATCTATGAAGGAGCTCTCGCTTTTTTAAATGCTGAATATAGATTATTAGCAATATTTGTAGTAATTGTAAGTATCTTATTAACTATAGTATCATTAGTAGTTCCAACTACACACTGGCTAATTGTAGTTGCATTTATTTTTGGAGCAATCTTTTCTGCCTATGCAGGAAATATTGGAATGAAAATAGCAACCAAAACAAATGTTAGAACAACACAAGCTGCAAGAACTAGTTTACCAAATGCATTGAAAATCTCTTTTGGAGGTGGAACTGTAATGGGATTAGGAGTAGCTGGTTTAGCGGTTTTAGGGTTAACAGGATTTTTTATCATCTTCTATAACTATTTTATGGGCGGAGCAAATGGAACTTTTTCTGTGGATAGCATGACAGTCGTATTAGAAACCTTAGCTGGGTTTTCTTTAGGAGCTGAATCTATTGCATTGTTTGCTAGAGTTGGTGGAGGAATTTATACAAAAGCTGCCGATGTAGGTGCTGATTTAGTTGGTAAAGTTGAAGCTGGAATTCCAGAAGATGATCCACGTAACCCTGCAACGATTGCAGATAATGTTGGAGACAATGTTGGAGATGTTGCTGGTATGGGAGCAGATTTATTTGGATCGTATGTTGCAACTGTTTTAGCAGCAATGGTTTTAGGAAATTATGTAATTAAAGACATGGGCGGAAATATTCAAGATGCTTTTGGCGGAATTGGACCAATCTTATTGCCAATGGCAATTGCAGGTGTAGGAATTATTATTTCTATTATTGGTACAATGATGGTAAAAATTAAAAGTAACGACGCAAAAGAATCACAAGTGATGCGTGCGTTGAATATTGGTAACTGGACATCTATTGCTTTAGTTGCTGTTTCTTGTTTTGTGTTGGTAACTTGGATGTTACCAGAAACGATGAACATGAACTTCTTCGGAGAGGGCTTGCAAGAAATCTCTTCTATGCGTGTGTTTTATGCAACACTAATAGGTTTAATTGTTGGAGGAGCAATTTCTTCTGTTACTGAATATTACACAGGATTAGGGAAACCTCCAATCTTAAAAATTGTACAACAATCTTCTACTGGAGCAGGAACAAATATCATTGCTGGTTTAGCTACCGGAATGATTTCTACATTCCCTTCAGTTTTATTATTTGCTGGTGCAATTTGGGCATCGTATGCTTTTGCAGGATTTTACGGAGTTGCTTTAGCTGCTTCTGCAATGATGGCAACAACTGCTATGCAATTAGCAATTGATGCTTTCGGACCTATTTCTGATAACGCTGGTGGAATCGCTGAAATGAGTGAACAAGAACCAATCGTTAGAGAGCGTACAGATATTTTAGATTCAGTTGGTAACACAACTGCTGCAACCGGAAAAGGTTTCGCTATCGCTTCTGCTGCTTTAACGTCATTAGCTTTATTTGCTGCCTATGTAACATTTACTGGAATAGACGGAATTAATATCTTTAAAGCACCTGTTTTAGCCATGTTATTTGTTGGTGGAATGGTTCCTGTAGTATTTTCTGCTTTGGCAATGAATGCGGTTGGAAAAGCTGCTATGGAAATGGTAAACGAAGTTAGACGTCAGTTTAGAGATATTCCTGGAATTATGGAAGGAACTGGAAAACCAGAATACGATAAATGTGTAGCTATTTCTACTGAAGCTTCTTTAAAAGAAATGATGTTACCAGGTTTATTAACAATCGGATTTCCATTAATTATTGCTTTTGTTCCAATGATCTTCGGAATGGATAATTTAGCTATCGCAGAAATGTTAGGTGGTTATATGGCCGGAGTTACTGTAAGTGGTGTACTTTGGGCAATTTTTCAAAACAATGCAGGTGGAGCTTGGGATAATGCAAAAAAATCTTTTGAAGCTGGTGTAATGATTAACGGAGAAATGACTCACAAAGGTTCTGCTGCTCATGAAGCTGCAATAACTGGAGATACCGTTGGTGATCCTTTTAAAGATACGTCTGGACCATCTATGAATATTTTAATTAAACTAACTTGTTTAATTGGATTGGTAATTGCACCAATTTTAGGAGGTCATACTTCGGAAGACAAAAATACTGAAAATGTAAATGTTAGTTTTTCAATTGATAAAGATGGAGAAGCTCATGAAATGCACATGTCTAAAGAAATAAAGGTTGAAATGGAAAAAGGTGAAGATAACATTGTTATTGCAACCGTTACTACAACATCAATTGTTGATGGTAAAAAAGTGGAAACTAAAAAAGAATTTAAAGGAACTGAAGCTGAAGTAAAAGCTCAAATTGATGCATTACATAAAATGAATGGAGAGCATTCAAAAATGAAAAAAATCATCAAGGAAGAAATTCATGAAGAAAAACATGATAATTAA
- a CDS encoding DUF5686 family protein, giving the protein MKILVPILFLLTCFVSNAQLKISGQIVNVNNEPLPYINVYFKNTTNGTVTGFDGSFQLTSSKKRGRIEISCVGYETLSLKFSTKKTSFKIILKEASNVLDEIVIVSKPKKRLKKKENPAYRILKEVWSRKKKNGLKLVKSYQYRKLQTTEVGLNNLDSLFLKTIFKKEYKEVLKELPPNDDGINYYIPLFLSETVKNIYGNNILNIEREDIEAEKNDGVNKDGFVFERMSNTFNDIDIHKNNIEILKKSFVSPISTTGFETYDYVLHDSIIVNNKKTYAIYFFPRRDGDLAFEGFLWVADKNFSITKIKMKINKDINLNFVRRLSFEKEFIIKNDSIYLSKKDVYTGDFTLTDKSDDNKGLTIKKTSSYSNYIFDQELSDNFYSEKIIRYKPKQFHQNKIYWDSVSKSTEKKNTYKLIHSVKNQKKIKQISSVLNTFSTGYFSLGSNLQFGQYWNTIVKNSVEGLKIKLGYRTFKTTDDRFRVSGFVGYGTKDKRYKFGTEIKYLVSYKPRIGVGISYLKDIEQLGGKLLTTNGLNANVFDPNALFSRGDNYFLSDVNRTAIKFDIELKKNLHFGISAAHNVIKSASPTYFSVDYLDDKNNIQSEVTDVSTDIYIAYTPGRFEYGFGIEQKMGRNLFPSLVVNYHRGYKGFLNGDFNYDKIQFKYSQPILLGKIGLMIATVDGGKTFGKVPITLLSPIPANQTYWLTKNTFSLMNYYDFVTDTYISGHFEQHFNGFILNRIPLIKHLKLRSLITFKTVYGTISDENIAINKSNITYAAPTDKLYYEYGFGLENIGYKDIRPLRVDFIWRGKHTSVNGLPSPKFAVRIGIKVGF; this is encoded by the coding sequence CAACAAATGGTACTGTTACAGGTTTTGATGGCAGCTTTCAGTTAACATCTTCAAAAAAACGCGGGAGAATAGAAATCTCTTGTGTTGGTTACGAAACTCTTTCTTTAAAATTTAGTACTAAGAAAACATCTTTTAAAATTATTTTAAAGGAAGCCAGCAATGTTCTTGATGAAATTGTTATTGTTTCTAAACCAAAAAAACGCCTTAAAAAGAAAGAAAATCCGGCATACCGAATTTTAAAAGAAGTTTGGAGTCGTAAAAAGAAAAACGGATTAAAGCTTGTAAAATCGTATCAATATAGAAAACTACAAACTACCGAAGTTGGTTTAAATAATTTAGATTCCCTTTTTTTAAAAACTATTTTTAAAAAAGAATATAAAGAAGTCTTAAAAGAATTACCCCCAAATGATGATGGCATCAATTATTACATTCCGCTTTTTTTAAGTGAAACTGTAAAAAATATTTACGGAAACAACATTCTTAATATTGAACGAGAAGATATTGAAGCTGAAAAAAATGATGGTGTTAACAAAGACGGATTTGTTTTTGAAAGAATGTCTAACACATTTAATGATATTGACATTCATAAAAACAATATTGAAATTTTAAAAAAATCATTTGTAAGTCCTATTTCTACAACTGGTTTTGAAACCTACGATTATGTTTTACATGATAGTATTATCGTCAACAATAAAAAAACATATGCCATTTATTTTTTTCCAAGAAGGGATGGAGATTTAGCTTTCGAAGGATTTTTATGGGTTGCGGATAAAAACTTTTCTATCACAAAAATAAAAATGAAAATCAATAAAGACATCAATCTTAATTTTGTTAGAAGATTGTCTTTTGAAAAAGAATTTATCATAAAAAATGATAGCATTTATCTTTCAAAAAAAGATGTGTATACAGGTGATTTCACACTAACAGACAAAAGCGACGACAACAAAGGCTTAACTATAAAGAAAACAAGCTCTTACTCTAACTATATTTTTGATCAGGAATTATCTGATAATTTTTACTCAGAAAAAATTATTCGCTACAAGCCAAAACAGTTTCATCAAAATAAAATTTATTGGGATAGTGTAAGTAAATCTACCGAGAAAAAAAACACCTATAAACTTATTCATTCTGTAAAAAATCAAAAGAAAATAAAGCAAATAAGTAGCGTTTTAAACACATTCTCAACTGGATATTTTTCACTTGGTTCAAACTTGCAATTTGGTCAGTATTGGAATACAATTGTAAAAAACAGTGTAGAAGGATTGAAAATAAAATTAGGCTATAGAACTTTTAAAACTACCGATGATCGTTTTAGAGTAAGCGGGTTTGTTGGCTACGGAACAAAAGACAAAAGATATAAATTTGGTACAGAAATAAAATATTTGGTCAGCTACAAACCAAGAATTGGCGTCGGAATTTCTTACTTAAAAGATATCGAACAATTAGGCGGAAAATTGTTAACCACCAACGGATTAAATGCAAATGTTTTTGACCCAAATGCCTTGTTTTCTAGAGGAGATAATTATTTTTTATCAGACGTAAATAGAACTGCTATAAAGTTTGATATTGAGCTCAAAAAAAATCTTCATTTCGGAATCTCGGCAGCACATAATGTTATAAAAAGTGCTTCTCCAACTTATTTTTCTGTAGATTATTTAGATGATAAAAACAATATTCAATCTGAAGTTACAGATGTTAGTACAGACATTTATATTGCGTATACTCCTGGACGATTTGAATACGGTTTTGGTATAGAACAAAAAATGGGGAGAAACCTTTTCCCTTCATTGGTTGTCAATTATCACAGAGGTTATAAAGGATTTTTAAATGGTGATTTTAATTATGATAAAATTCAGTTTAAATACAGTCAACCGATATTATTAGGAAAAATAGGATTGATGATTGCAACTGTTGATGGTGGAAAAACCTTCGGAAAAGTGCCAATTACACTATTAAGTCCGATTCCTGCAAACCAAACATATTGGTTGACAAAAAATACCTTTTCGTTAATGAACTATTACGATTTTGTAACAGATACTTATATCTCTGGACATTTTGAACAGCATTTTAACGGATTTATTTTAAATAGAATTCCGTTAATAAAACACTTAAAACTCCGTAGTTTAATTACTTTTAAAACAGTTTACGGAACCATTTCTGATGAAAATATCGCCATCAACAAATCGAATATCACTTACGCTGCACCAACAGATAAACTATATTACGAATATGGTTTTGGATTAGAAAACATAGGCTATAAAGACATCCGTCCGTTAAGAGTAGATTTTATTTGGAGAGGAAAACACACAAGCGTAAACGGATTGCCTTCTCCAAAATTTGCAGTTCGCATCGGCATAAAAGTAGGATTTTAA